From a region of the Dictyostelium discoideum AX4 chromosome 2 chromosome, whole genome shotgun sequence genome:
- the pspD gene encoding spore coat protein SP87: MLFLKNIGVFFMIFLVSKSYATDCNKITNEEECHKSSECIVINYTPCCGEQKWACSKGTFDTCTYENSCYRNSSNNQVVEVSNKCFNLDGFIKITTPTEYSCSDAKIKECALLGKSCSFQKNSCSNPTSCCPGESICEGLSSGSSTSGGGSSGGTSGGSSSGGTSGGSSSGGTSGSSSSGSSSGGVSSCSTTHCPEGYHCSMVNDVATCLASTTGGTGLPGTSSSTAGVSSCLTTLCPIGHICVEDSNGVNCVPNGGGTSGGSSSTGTSGGHPDPCRDVDCPDGFHCECKDGKTAKCVPSPTTGSSSTSGGHPDPCKDVTCPDGFHCECKDGKTAKCVPSPTTGSSSTSGGNTNPCSNVNCPDGFYCECKDGKTAKCVPSGPTQPPKPPVCSLRCPPNHECRFNDQGHQCCVKVHHDRCSLRCPHGHECKVDHNGKECCVRSHRPPPPEVCSLRCPPKHECKFDDHGKKCCVKIHCDEVCDLDCGRGFECKIRHDGSKCCVRSERPHPPQHEKCNKRCPPGHECKVDQHGKECCVVAHRPPPKCSLRCPPRHECRVNHFGEECCVKVHHDKCSLRCPPGHECKVDQHGKECCVVAHRPPPKCSLRCPPKHECRINHFGEECCVKSRNDCLTCEDLNCERKGLHCAMKTVPIDKENCCEKVPVCYSTNPLLDGGHGFI, from the exons atGTTGTTTCTAAAAAATATTGGAGTATTTTTTATGATATTCCTTGTATCAAAATCCTATGCGACGG attgtaataaaattacTAATGAAGAAGAATGTCATAAATCTTCGGAATGTATTGTTATAAATTATACACCATGTTGTGGTGAACAAAAATGGGCTTGCTCTAAAGGTACATTTGATACTTGTACATATGAAAATAGTTGTTATAGAAATTCATCCAATAACCAAGTTGTTGAAGTATCAAATAAATGCTTCAATCTTGatggatttattaaaattacaactCCAACCGAGTATTCTTGTTCTGATGCCAAGATTAAAGAATGTGCCTTATTAGGTAAATCATGTAGTTTCCAAAAGAACTCTTGTTCAAATCCAACTTCCTGTTGCCCAGGTGAATCAATTT gtGAAGGTTTAAGCTCTGGTAGTTCAACATCTGGTGGTGGTTCATCAGGTGGTACATCAGGTGGTAGTTCATCAGGTGGTACATCAGGTGGTAGTTCATCAGGTGGTACATCAGGTAGTTCATCAAGTGGTAGTTCATCAGGTGGTGTAAGTTCATGTTCAACTACACATTGTCCAGAAGGTTATCATTGTTCAATGGTAAATGATGTTGCAACTTGTCTTGCATCAACAACTGGTGGAACAGGTTTACCAGGAACCAGTTCATCAACTGCTGGTGTATCATCATGTTTAACAACCTTATGTCCAATTGGACATATTTGTGTAGAGGATAGTAATGGCGTAAATTGTGTACCAAATGGAGGAGGTACATCAGGCGGTAGTTCATCAACAGGTACATCAGGTGGTCATCCAGATCCATGTAGAGATGTTGACTGTCCAGATGGTTTCCATTGTGAATGTAAAGATGGTAAAACTGCTAAATGTGTTCCAAGTCCAACAACCGGTTCATCAAGTACATCAGGTGGTCATCCAGATCCATGTAAAGATGTAACTTGTCCAGATGGTTTCCATTGTGAATGTAAAGATGGTAAAACTGCTAAATGTGTTCCAAGTCCAACAACCGGTTCATCAAGTACATCAGGTGGTAACACTAACCCATGTTCAAATGTAAATTGTCCAGATGGTTTCTATTGTGAATGTAAAGATGGTAAAACTGCTAAATGTGTTCCAAGTGGTCCAACTCAACCACCAAAACCACCAGTTTGCTCTTTAAGATGTCCACCAAATCATGAATGTAGATTTAATGACCAAGGTCATCAATGCTGTGTAAAGGTTCACCATGATAGATGTTCATTAAGATGTCCACATGGCCATGAATGTAAAGTTGATCACAATGGTAAAGAATGTTGCGTCAGATCCCATagaccaccaccaccagaaGTTTGTTCATTAAGATGCCCACCAAAACATGAATGTAAATTTGATGATCATGGTAAAAAATGTTGTGTAAAGATTCATTGTGATGAAGTTTGTGATTTAGATTGTGGTAGAGGTTTTGAATGTAAAATTAGACATGATGGTTCAAAATGTTGTGTCCGTTCAGAAAGACCACACCCACCACAACATGAAAAATGTAATAAGAGATGCCCACCAGGCCATGAATGTAAAGTTGATCAACATGGAAAAGAATGTTGCGTTGTTGCCCATAGACCACCACCAAAATGCTCTTTAAGATGTCCACCAAGACATGAATGTAGAGTCAACCACTTTGGTGAAGAATGTTGTGTTAAAGTTCACCACGATAAATGTTCATTGAGATGTCCACCAGGCCATGAATGTAAAGTTGATCAACATGGAAAAGAATGTTGCGTTGTTGCCCATAGACCACCACCAAAATGCTCATTAAGATGTCCACCAAAACATGAATGTAGAATCAATCACTTTGGTGAAGAATGCTGTGTTAAAAGTAGAAATGATTGTTTAACTTGTGAAGACCTAAACTGTGAAAGAAAAGGTTTACATTGTGCCATGAAAACTGtaccaattgataaagaaAATTGTTGTGAAAAAGTTCCAGTATGTTATTCCACTAATCCATTATTAGATGGTGGTCAtggttttatttaa
- a CDS encoding hypothetical protein (Similar to Dictyostelium discoideum (Slime mold). hypothetical 97.7 kDa protein) codes for MDNLIYDFLIKKEYNQQSFLDCILILSINGLYISYDGLLDYCNNFRLIENKTVNKEAISYYGLNYNQYQLLDEFTRLLKLKNKTTDCKNKIINTHNSLNKCCGNNKFDYSILIIIENNNNIINKDYQFNNNNKNSNNNIYNNNNDNNNSIIEEKDLNKIITLKNERINGNDGEITTTTTTTTTSRSSTTIMTTTTTTNGVNDRNYLLFRQVWRNIVIKTQILFHLRLYNIHANKKVFLTPIQLVDYKFKGYLQSMVLNYHDDNDDDADEDSYDSDIDDDDSYSDGGNCSSSSSGSSDIGSSSNSINNGISNSSSSSILSNSSLLELSMIRVNSLPEGLKSIEFEKEYNVIQDRLLPPSISSIRFSYGFNQRIAKGVISDNVISITFGDSFNQSLDGNWLPKQLKHLQFGHKFQQTIKMGQLPSSLTSLILDPRSYKGVIEIGSIPDSVKTLDYKFNSCSNQESISFNPIPKSITRLVFDSEFNQNIKANDISSNYNLTSIHFGEHFNSDIGIKSLPNSIREIKFGRAFDRDIKLCPSSITSIDFGNKFNRPLSMMTQTLTSIDFGSKFNQIIPQGIFIHTKLKSLNFGYHFNQIIPADTLPPTLESLNLGGYNREITVKNDEYDCYGISNKGGFGSNSSSNFCVGGTNNGLREMLKNTTSLKTLTLNYFNRKIEVGDLPNSIESLNLGYHFNQPIGNNVLPKLLKKLFILNSEFNQNISADGCIPFGLQTIYIRNSNMNFINSLNPLFITKYINIIDLSHL; via the exons AtggataatttaatttatgatttcttaataaaaaaagagtataatcaacaatcatttttagattgcatattaatattatcaataaatgGATTATATATATCATACGATGGATTATTGGattattgtaataattttag attaattgaaaataaaactgTAAATAAAGAAGCAATATCTTATTATGGATTAAACTATAATCAATATCAGTTATTAGATGAATTCACCAgattgttaaaattaaaaaataaaactaccgattgtaaaaataaaataataaatacacACAATTCACTTAATAAATGTTgtggaaataataaatttgactattcaatattaataataattgaaaataataataatataataaacaaagattaccaatttaataataataataaaaatagtaataataatatttataataataataatgataataataattcaataattgaagaaaaagatttaaataaaataataacattaaaaaatgaaagaataaatggtaatgatggtgaaattacaacaactacaactacaactacaactagtAGAAGTAGTACCACTATAAtgacaaccacaacaacaacaaacggTGTTAATGatagaaattatttattatttcgtCAAGTTTGGAgaaatattgttattaaaactcaaattttatttcatctTAGACTTTATAATATTCATGCAAATAAAAAGGTATTTTTAACACCAATTCAATTGGTggattataaattcaaaggTTATTTACAATCAAtggtattaaattatcatgatgataatgatgatgatgctgaTGAAGATTCCTATGATTCTGATATtgacgatgatgatagtTATAGTGATGGTGGTAATTGTAGTAGCAGTAGTAGTGGTTCAAGTGAtattggtagtagtagtaatagtattaataatggtatttcaaattcatcatcatcttcaatattatcaaattcatcattattagaattatcaATGATTAGAGTGAATTCATTACCAGAGGGATTAAAATccattgaatttgaaaaagagTATAATGTAATTCAAGATAGATTGCTACCACCATCAATATCCTCAATTCGATTTAGTTATGGTTTCAATCAGAGAATTGCTAAAGGTGTAATTAGTGACAATGTCATTAGTATTACATTTGGTGATAGTTTCAATCAATCATTGGATGGTAATTGGCTTCcaaaacaattgaaacatTTACAATTTGGTCATAAATTTCAACAAACCATTAAAATGGGTCAACTTCCATCCTCATTGACATCATTGATTTTGGATCCAAGATCCTATAAAGGTGTTATtgaaattggttcaattccaGATTCTGTTAAAACTTTagattataaattcaattcttGTTCAAATCaagaatcaatttcatttaatccAATTCCAAAATCAATCACAAGACTTGTTTTCGATTCagaatttaatcaaaatattaaagCAAATGATATCTcttcaaattataatttaaccTCAATTCATTTCGGAGAACATTTCAATAGTGATATTGGTATAAAGTCTTTACCAAACTCAATTAGAGAGATTAAATTTGGTCGTGCATTCGATAGAGATATTAAATTGTGTCCTTCAAGTATCACTAgtattgattttggtaataaattcaatagaCCTTTATCAATGATGACTCAAACTTTAACAAGTATTGATTTCGGCtcaaaattcaatcaaattaTACCACAAGGTATTTTCATTCATAccaaattaaaatctttgaATTTCGGTTACCATTTCAATCAAATCATTCCTGCCGATACTTTACCTCCAACTTTAGAATCTTTAAATCTCGGTGGTTACAATAGAGAGATAACCGTGAAAAATGATGAATATGACTGCTATGGTATTAGTAATAAAGGTGGTTTCGGTTCAAATAGTTCATCCAATTTTTGTGTTGGTGGTACAAATAATGGTTTAAGAgaaatgttaaaaaatactacatctttaaaaactttgacactaaattattttaatcgTAAAATTGAAGTTGGTGatttaccaaattcaatagAATCTCTAAATTTAGGTTATCATTTCAATCAACCAATTGGAAATAATGTTTTACCAaaacttttgaaaaaattattcattcTAAACTCtgaatttaatcaaaatatttcCGCTGATGGTTGCATACCTTTTGGTTTACAAACTATTTATATTAGAAATTCTAATATGAATTTTATCAATAGTTTAAATCctttatttattacaaaatatattaatataattgatCTTTctcatttataa
- the cpras1 gene encoding Ras GTPase domain-containing protein (Similar to VWFA) — translation MEFPTKYVYITSNLDKPKEWFTQSEMSLTTTTDTIQKSFVNNSGSSSSSKGFGEAVLLDILDTAGQEEYSAMRDQYVRTGDCFMIVFSIDSRSSFEEVSQLKQHIERVKDRDDVPIIIVGNKVDLESRRQVSRIEADQLARSLRVPYIETSAKTRSNIEEAFFTLVRHTPRNTVYKVVVMGGGGVGKSAIIIQFIQNHFVEEYDPTIEDSYRKQVTISGLPPIGGSLNKKSSSSSSSSSSSSGKTGLFNKIFSGKDKQPSPQQAASPSTIDRTGQISTNRLEANVLSYSMSNLSKEVPLITGDCVYCQGCNVILSRFSNLVKTGDDSFTWKCEFCKYSNSNILLEQGEIPNKDSVEYVLSSPSTSSTTDGSKREESIIIYCIDVSGSMGITTEVPSLQSEWVNAKKGVKGASSGPSYISRLECVQSSIPTMIDRLSIQYPNKRVVLVTFSDEVMIYTQSNSVDGPIVIAGDKLEDFDQLIEIGRSMTYDKLPTASGSSDFLKAKIKSLEPVQSTALGPALLVSAAIASQKMLSEVVICTDGVPNVGLGAIEDLPLGPAQEFYEKVTKLAQNNKTTINIIGISGSHIDLGVIGKVSEQTNGNITIIHPLELAREIRKLTQNPMIATDVEMSICLHPTLEINKYDSKQGLSRVVKQFPNVNSLTDLTLLYSSRNRPTEFVQIYPFQIQIKYTKLDGVRCLRVVSAQLQATPDFNTSTSNANISILAMAFTQQAAKIAQQQEYMESRLHLKAATKLIRSLCNTDEQWEEFYNFEVLREEMEAPLITCIKNKQQRVEKAATDDEIQVFYKMKNVHKSFVEGGRKKDISRRKGEAEINKQYYNIKFT, via the exons atggaatttcCAACtaaatatgtatatataacATCAAATCTTGATAAACCAAAAGAATGGTTCACACAAAGTGAAATGAGTTTAACGACAACAACTGATACAATTCAAAaatcatttgtaaataattctggttcatcttcatcatcaaaagGTTTTGGTGAAGCTGTacttttagatattttagaTACTGCTGGTCAAGAAGAATATTCAGCAATGC gtGATCAATATGTTAGAACTGGTGATTGTTTTATGAttgtattttcaattgatagtagatcatcatttgaagaagtttcacaattaaaacaacataTTGAAAGAGTTAAAGATCGTGATGATGTaccaattattattgttggtaATAAAGTTGATTTAGAATCAAGAAGACAAGTATCAAGAATTGAAGCAGACCAATTGGCAAGATCATTACGTGTTCCATATATTGAGACATCTGCTAAAACTAGATCTAATATTGAGGAGGCATTCTTTACATTGGTTCGTCACACACCACGTAATACAGTTTACAAAGTGGTTGTAAtgggtggtggtggtgttggtaaaTCTGCAATTATCATTCAATTcattcaaaatcattttgtTGAAGAGTATGATCCAACAATTGAAGATAGTTATCGTAAACAAGTCACAATCTCTGGTTTACCACCAATTGGTGGTAgtctaaataaaaaatcatcatcatcctcatcatctTCCTCATCATCGTCAGGAAAGACtggattatttaataaaatcttttcaGGTAAAGATAAACAACCATCACCACAACAAGCAGCTTCACCATCAACAATTGATCGTACAGGACAAATTTCAACAAATAGATTAGAAGCAAATGTTCTATCATATTCAATGTCAAATCTTTCAAAGGAGGTACCATTAATTACAGGTGATTGTGTTTATTGTCAAGGTTGTAATGTTATTTTAAGtagattttcaaatttagttAAAACTGGTGACGATAGTTTCACATGGAAATGTGAATTCTGTAAATATAGTAACAGcaatattttattagaaCAAGGTGAAATACCAAATAAAGATTCTGTTGAATATGttttatcatcaccatcaacatcGTCAACAACTGATGGATCAAAAAGAGAAGagtcaattattatttactgtATTGATGTCTCAGGTTCAATGGGTATTACAACTGAAGTACCATCATTACAAAGTGAATGGGTAAATGCTAAAAAAGGTGTAAAAGGTGCATCTAGTGGTCCATCATATATTTCAAGATTAGAATGTGTTCAATCATCAATTCCAACAATGATTGATCGTCTTTCAATTCAGTATCCAAATAAAAGGGTTGTATTAGTCACATTCTCTGACGAGGTTATGATTTACACTCAAAGTAATTCAGTTGATGGTCCAATTGTAATTGCAGGTGATAAATTGGAAGATTTCGACCAACTCATTGAAATTGGTCGTTCAATGACCTATGATAAATTACCAACTGCATCTGGTTCAAGTGATTTCTTAAAAGcaaaaatcaaatcattaGAACCAGTTCAATCAACTGCATTAGGTCCAGCATTATTAGTTAGTGCTGCAATTGCAAGTCAAAAAATGTTGAGTGAAGTTGTAATTTGTACTGATGGTGTACCAAATGTTGGTTTGGGTGCAATTGAAGACCTTCCATTGGGTCCTGCTCAAGAGTTTTATGAAAAAGTTACAAAACTAgctcaaaataataaaacaacaattaatatcATTGGTATCAGTGGTAGTCATATTGATTTAGGTGTAATTGGTAAAGTTTCAGAACAAACAAATGGTAATATCACAATTATTCATCCATTGGAATTAGCAAGAGAAATTAGAAAGTTAACTCAAAATCCAATGATTGCAACAGATGTCGAGATGAGTATTTGTCTTCATCCAACTTTGGAAATCAATAAATACGATAGTAAACAAGGTTTAAGTAGAGTAGTTAAACAATTCCCAAATGTCAATTCCCTAACTGATTTAACACTCCTCTATTCCTCAAGAAACAGACCCACAGAGTTTGTCCAAATCTATCCAttccaaattcaaattaaatataCCAAATTGGATGGTGTACGTTGTTTACGTGTTGTCAGTGCACAACTCCAAGCAACACCAGATTTCAATACATCAACTTCCAATgcaaatatttcaattttggCAATGGCATTCACTCAACAAGCTGCTAAAATAGCTCAACAACAAGAGTATATGGAATCTCGTCTTCATCTTAAAGCAGCCACAAAATTAATTCGTTCTCTTTGTAATACTGATGAACAATGGGAAGAATTCTATAATTTTGAAGTCTTAAGAGAAGAAATGGAAGCTCCATTAATCACTTGTATAAAGAATAAACAACAAAGAGTTGAAAAAGCTGCaactgatgatgaaattcaaGTTTtctataaaatgaaaaatgttCATAAATCATTTGTTGAAGGTGGTAGAAAGAAAGATATTTCAAGAAGAAAAGGTGAagctgaaattaataaacaatattataatattaaatttacttaa
- a CDS encoding hypothetical protein (Similar to Dictyostelium discoideum (Slime mold). Non-receptor tyrosine kinase spore lysis A (EC 2.7.1.112) (Tyrosine-protein kinase 1)), with the protein MNSESIFEILQKELPKYNPIIPKRDTKDNILLDVLCTVINKLITNGDKSKNDRREFYPPNRKPPTIGIDAYLARLLKYSPCSKECFVMSLVYIDRFLKQCDLTVNSMNIHRLVITSLLISTKYLDDIFYNNEFYSQVGGISLKEMNGLEVCFLSMMDYTVNCSLDEFDMYSKQVEKAKKKMEQDQLQAQIDNTNTIPSSSTTNTSSVANTTVSNNTSSNNSSSSSSSSSSSSSSSNNNNNNNNNNNNNNNNNNNNNINNNNNTNNNNNNSSSSSSNNNNSNNNNNNNNNNSNNNNNNINNNTNNHTNINNNNNIKSYSTSQNSAIVYNYSSTATSSSSTSSTNNTSNSNNSNSPLKNNTSIPMRRRGSCDYSTSMQTNKDKAFTPSTGWVA; encoded by the exons atgaattccgaatcaatatttgaaattttacaaAAGGAACTCCCAAAATATAACCCAATTATTCCAAAAAGAGATACAaaagataatattttattggaTGTTTTATGTActgtaattaataaattaataacaaatGGTGATAag agtAAAAATGATAGAAGAGAATTTTATCCACCAAATAGAAAACCACCAACAATTGGAATCGATGCATATTTGGCAAGATTATTAAAGTATTCACCATGTTCAAAGGAATGTTTTGTAATGAGTTTAGTATATATTGATAGATTCCTTAAACAGTGTGACTTAACCGTAAACAGTATGAATATCCATAGATTGGTGATTACAAGTCTTTTAATAAGTACAAAGTATTTGgatgatattttttataataatgaattctATAGTCAAGTTGGTGGTATATCCTTAAAAGAAATGAATGGTTTAGAGGTTTGCTTCCTTTCAATGATGGACTATACTGTAAATTGTTCTTTGGATGAATTTGATATGTATTCAAAACAAGTTGAAAAagcaaaaaagaaaatggaaCAAGATCAATTACAAGCTCAAATtgataatacaaatacaatcCCATCCTCTTCAACTACAAATACCTCTTCTGTTGCAAATACAACtgtttcaaataatacttcatcaaataattcttcttcatcatcatcatcatcatcttcttcttcatcatcatcaaataataataataataataataataataataataataataataataataataataataataatataaataataacaataataccaataataataataataatagtagtagcagtagtagtaataataacaatagtaataataataataacaataataacaataatagtaataataataataataatataaataataacacaaATAATcatacaaatataaataataataataatataaaatcttATTCAACTAGTCAAAATAGTGCTATAGTATATAATTATTCGTCAACagcaacatcatcatcatcaacatcatccaCAAATAATACCtctaatagtaataatagtaactcACCTTTAAAGAATAACACATCAATCCCTATGAGAAGAAGAGGTTCATGTGATTATTCAACTTCAATGCAAACAAACAAAGATAAAGCTTTTACTCCTTCCACTGGATGGGTCGCTTAA
- a CDS encoding EGF-like domain-containing protein — protein MYLKLKFPILLILLISFFNFNESTLIIEKKNYRINDNNINYSIKNDDINFDFNQFTTSGKVIANINENGNSISKEYQCVQNSKIKDNVSFQCQITTIELVNINSTFILSTTSTNGNNEIKIYNFQINLFYFEAQIIQNGYDFIINGKAFLTMDAQLLNFNNNLNGKPFTIVNISDSEIVMNSVAETDIASRQLAYDIIYNNENVFSSSIAIEPSIISTVPDYLVNDDDDLIINTIGLSISDKLDIEVLIFRPDSQWAPLPFSMAVNNQIQISSTSISSYYGERLLRVHLNASNISSNNYGVVGFAKPILTKIAQNFTSLEVIVDCNYLNNTNYPTYLRGISITPVAPNTFLPTRLHFPEPQMVRGYGYLQCSNSKSSEFKGFFQPMPNLVSWNSIERKGGIFKFSGQYLLPLDDKNQTTYSLDLVIINEFSIPCENITIIKYWGSQQYNASCIVSKYVEPIVKTIYITGYISDTPSHVLKSPFTYLPPSILNSTSTFYGTPSEVTIYGSSFCMYPNVTIGGSICKLRLSDYENDRIYCWFESDVQGLTTTHTINVTCDDNQVYGSGDVFLYATDECLISMNKTGLICSGNGICDDSIRKCICNDNYFGLDCSIENNGTIIPPIIDNTTSIIDFNNTKFEIGLVQIREIEFIDEKVIKTFNLTNGNGNGNGSGNGGVIWNLEDVNQMKTNYIFNTTLINKSIIKVYLTINSDTKLSKQYNFYGDLITILPNSVKYKIEITNWEFDSSLNSIELIFQSKISVDQCNDSVSLIGNKTIQMYGDSIRSMELTLTNGQILIGTFSNRMKLDDRVVKSSIKILDEQQSIGIPTIITNTNSTPTTTNNNNNNIKTSTQNVFTVVSINYFKDIAIVDPNFGVLIDNDLSGGGDDILDECGRVIGKTKEKFANWKIALIVVFSFVGISLIVVAVIVYKTRGRHSIVVNGVKLKMNKKTNK, from the coding sequence atgtatttaaaacttaaatttccaatattattaattttattaatttcattttttaattttaatgaatcaactttaataattgaaaaaaaaaattatagaattaatgataataatattaattatagtattaaaaatgatgatattaattttgattttaatcaatttacGACAAGTGGAAAAGTAATTGCcaatattaatgaaaatggCAATAGTATTTCCAAAGAATATCAATGTGTTCagaattcaaaaataaaagacAATGTTTCATTTCAATGCCAAATTACAACTATAGAATTggtaaatattaattcaacatTTATTCTTTCAACTACTTCtacaaatggtaataatgaaattaagatatacaattttcaaataaatttattttattttgaagcacaaattattcaaaatggttatgattttataattaatggAAAAGCATTTTTAACAATGGACGCAcaactattaaattttaataataatttaaatggaaAACCATTTACTATTGTTAATATTAGTGATAGTGAAATTGTGATGAATAGCGTAGCAGAGACTGATATTGCAAGTAGACAATTAGCCTatgatataatttataataatgaaaatgtatTTTCAAGTAGTATTGCAATTGAACCATCAATTATTAGTACAGTACCTGATTATTTagtaaatgatgatgatgatttaataatcaatacAATTGGGTTATCAATAAGTGATAAACTTGATATTGAAGTATTAATATTTAGACCTGACAGTCAATGGGCaccattaccattttcaatGGCAGTTAAtaaccaaattcaaatttcaaGTACATCTATTTCAAGTTATTACGGTGAAAGATTGCTAAGAGTTCATTTAAATGCTTCAAATAtttcttcaaataattatggtgttgttggttttgCAAAACCAATATTAACAAAAATCGCACAAAATTTTACATCATTGGAAGTAATTGTTGattgtaattatttaaataacacAAATTATCCAACTTATTTAAGAGGTATATCAATAACACCAGTTGCTCCAAATACATTTTTACCAACAAGATTGCATTTCCCGGAACCACAAATGGTTAGAGGATATGGTTATTTACAATGTAGTAATTCAAAATCTAGTGAATTTAAAGGTTTCTTTCAACCTATGCCAAATCTTGTAAGTTGGAATTCAATAGAAAGAAAAGGtggtatttttaaattctctgGACAGTATTTATTACCTTTGGATGACAAAAATCAAACAACATATTCATTGGATTTagtaattattaatgaattttcaattcCATGTGAAAATATAACAATTATAAAGTATTGGGGAAGCCAACAATATAATGCATCATGTATAGTCTCAAAATATGTAGAACCAATtgtaaaaacaatttatataACAGGTTATATAAGTGATACACCTAGTCATGTTTTAAAAAGTCCATTTACTTATTTACCACCaagtattttaaattcaacatcaacattttATGGAACACCATCTGAGGTTACAATTTATGGTTCATCATTTTGTATGTATCCAAATGTAACAATTGGTGGttcaatttgtaaattgCGATTATCAGATTATGAAAATGATAGAATCTATTGTTGGTTTGAATCTGATGTTCAAGGTTTAACAACAACACATACTATTAATGTTACATGTGATGATAATCAAGTTTATGGTTCTGGTGATGTATTTCTTTATGCAACTGATGAATGTTTAATTAGTATGAATAAAACTGGTTTAATTTGTTCAGGTAATGGTATATGTGATGATTCAATTAGAAAATGTATTTGTAATGATAATTACTTTGGTTTAGAttgttcaattgaaaataatggaaCCATTATTCCACCAATAATCGATAACACAAcatcaattattgattttaataatacaaaatttgaaattggtttaGTACAAATTAGAGAAATTGAATTCATTGATGAAAAAgtaattaaaacttttaatttaaccaatggtaatggtaatggtaatggtagtggtaatggtggtgtaATTTGGAATTTAGAAGAtgtaaatcaaatgaaaaccaattacatttttaatacaacattaattaataaatcaattattaaagtttATTTAACAATTAATTCAGATAcgaaattatcaaaacaatataatttctatggtgatttaattacaattttaccaaattcagttaaatataaaattgaaataacaAATTGGGAATTTGATTCaagtttaaattcaattgaattaatattcCAATCAAAGATTTCAGTTGACCAATGTAATGATAGTGTTAGtttaattggtaataaaacaattcaaatgtATGGTGATTCAATTAGATCAATGGAATTAACATTAACAAATggtcaaattttaattggtacTTTTTCAAATCGTATGAAATTAGATGACAGAGTTGTCAAaagttcaattaaaattttagatgaacaacaatcaattggaattccaacaataataactaaTACTAATTctacaccaacaacaacaaataataataataataatataaaaacaagTACTCAAAATGTTTTTACAGTagtttcaattaattattttaaagatattgCAATTGTTGATCCAAATTTTGGAGTTTTAATAGATAATGATTTAAGTGGAGGAGGTGATGATATTCTTGATGAATGTGGAAGGGTAATTGGTAAAACTAAGGAAAAATTTGCAAATTGGAAAATTGCATTAATTGTTGTATTTTCATTCGTTGgtatttcattaattgttgttgctgttatTGTTTATAAAACAAGAGGAAGACATTCAATAGTAGTAAATggagtaaaattaaaaatgaataagaaaacaaataaataa